One window from the genome of Magnolia sinica isolate HGM2019 chromosome 4, MsV1, whole genome shotgun sequence encodes:
- the LOC131243300 gene encoding scopoletin 8-hydroxylase-like, giving the protein MGATSITSSPNTALDEAHLFEFVVKDGNGVKGLADSGLSSVPQRYVQPPQERIDRNDVIDGSPYLGKPIDLSGLYGEKKDETIDALCGAAQRLGFFQVVNHGVGPEVLARAKQAAHAFFDQAPERKAIYLKGVSPCRRVVYGTSFSPEKEESLEWKDYLSMVYVNDDEAMQFWPQECRDAALEYLKAANKMSHEILSTLLKGLGVDIDKSALNGCMESKVVNMNYYPPCPSPELTIGVGRHSDLAALTVLLQDDIGGLFVKVENKGWIEIPPVEGALVINVGDTLEILSNGRYKSAEHRVMASSTKPRVSVPLFVTPRPHTMIGPLPGLPEKDGKALYRQVAYGECIANYFGAGHQGKKTLDFAKCS; this is encoded by the exons ATGGGTGCAACCTCTATTACTTCCTCTCCAAATACTGCATtggatgaggcccacttgtttgAATTCGTGGTCAAGGATGGTAATGGAGTCAAGGGTCTCGCCGACTCTGGCTTATCCTCTGTTCCCCAACGTTACGTGCAACCTCCCCAAGAACGAATCGATAGGAATGATGTGATCGATGGATCACCATACCTAGGCAAGCCGATTGACTTGTCAGGATTGTATGGGGAGAAGAAGGATGAAACCATTGATGCTCTATGTGGAGCAGCCCAAAGGCTTGGGTTCTTCCAAGTGGTGAACCATGGAGTGGGACCAGAAGTGCTTGCACGTGCTAAGCAAGCTGCGCATGCTTTCTTTGACCAAGCACCGGAGAGGAAAGCCATTTACTTGAAAGGTGTGTCACCATGCCGTAGGGTAGTCTATGGGACGAGCTTTTCACCGGAGAAAGAAGAGTCATTAGAGTGGAAGGATTACTTGAGTATGGTCTATGTGAACGATGATGAGGCCATGCAATTTTGGCCACAGGAGTGCCG AGATGCGGCCCTTGAATACCTGAAGGCGGCCAACAAGATGAGCCATGAAATTCTAAGCACCCTACTGAAGGGGCTTGGCGTAGACATCGACAAGTCGGCCTTAAATGGCTGCATGGAAAGTAAGGTTGTGAACATGAACTACTACCCACCGTGCCCGAGTCCTGAACTTACAATTGGTGTTGGGAGGCATTCCGATTTGGCAGCCCTGACTGTCCTCTTACAAGATGATATCGGAGGCCTCTTTGTTAAGGTGGAAAACAAGGGATGGATAGAGATCCCACCGGTTGAAGGTGCACTTGTCATCAATGTGGGCGACACTTTGGAG ATATTGAGCAATGGAAGATACAAGAGCGCGGAGCACCGGGTGATGGCGAGCAGCACAAAGCCCCGAGTGTCAGTCCCATTATTTGTGACCCCACGGCCACACACCATGATCGGACCGCTGCCAGGGCTCCCAGAGAAGGATGGAAAGGCTCTGTATAGGCAGGTCGCGTATGGAGAATGCATTGCTAATTACTTCGGAGCAGGTCACCAAGGCAAAAAGACTCTGGACTTCGCCAAATGCAGCTAA